One region of Fragaria vesca subsp. vesca linkage group LG4, FraVesHawaii_1.0, whole genome shotgun sequence genomic DNA includes:
- the LOC101301666 gene encoding kaempferol 3-O-beta-D-galactosyltransferase-like, with product MSRIVDGTSSPQNVAVLVFPFTSHPASLLRFIRSISTLATHMQFTFFNISRSNSSLFSGSSSIKGFDNIKPYDVCDGLPEGYIAPSGNLLDQVELFLDTGLGNFEKAIKEAEAETGKKFDLLIADAFLWFASDIAEKMHVTWVPFWISGQRSLPVHIETDIIREKLGAQGQEDKTLDFLPGFSNEFLASDIPKEIAFGDIEPPLARMLHKMGQKLPQATVVVINSFETIDLKVTEELKKRLQKLLLVGPQHLVRRVQSDDDDDEKDEEDDGCFQWLDKQEPASVAYISFGSVGALPPMEVAALAEALEERRFPFLWSFRGNQEDFPQGFIGRTNRLSIGKVVPWVNQEKILSHSSVGVHVTHCGWNSVLESITGGVPMTGRPYFADQNFYMRSVEVVWRIGVRIEGGFFTKTRAVEALEQALRLEQGREMRQRVGILKQLAQEAVGLNGRSAQDLKALVEIIRS from the exons ATGAGCCGCATAGTTGATGGTACTAGTAGTCCTCAAAATGTTGCAGTCTTAGTTTTTCCATTCACCTCCCACCCCGCTTCCCTTCTCCGATTCATACGTTCCATTTCAACTCTGGCCACACACATGCAATTCACCTTCTTCAACATATCTAGGTCAAATAGCTCCCTCTTCTCTGGTTCCAGCAGCATCAAAGGCTTTGATAATATAAAACCTTACGACGTCTGCGATGGCTTGCCAGAGGGCTACATAGCCCCCTCCGGAAATCTATTGGACCAAGTTGAGTTGTTCCTAGACACTGGACTTGGTAACTTCGAGAAGGCGATCAAAGAGGCAGAGGCTGAAACCGGAAAAAAGTTCGACTTGTTGATTGCGGATGCATTCCTCTGGTTTGCCAGTGACATAGCTGAAAAAATGCACGTAACTTGGGTGCCCTTCTGGATTTCTGGACAACGATCCCTGCCTGTTCATATTGAGACTGATATAATTAGAGAAAAACTGGGAGCCCAAG GACAAGAGGACAAAACGCTGGACTTCCTTCCAGGATTCTCAAATGAATTCCTAGCATCTGACATACCGAAGGAAATTGCATTTGGAGACATAGAACCACCGCTTGCAAGAATGTTGCATAAAATGGGGCAGAAGCTGCCACAAGCAACTGTGGTCGTCATCAACTCTTTTGAAACGATAGACTTGAAAGTTACTGAGGAACTGAAGAAAAGACTCCAGAAGTTGCTCCTTGTCGGGCCGCAACATCTCGTCCGGCGAGTACAATCAGATGATGATGATGATGAGAAGGATGAAGAGGATGATGGCTGCTTCCAGTGGTTGGACAAGCAGGAACCTGCTTCGGTAGCATACATCAGCTTTGGAAGTGTGGGTGCACTGCCTCCCATGGAGGTAGCAGCATTAGCTGAGGCATTAGAGGAACGTCGATTCCCCTTTCTTTGGTCATTTAGGGGAAATCAAGAGGATTTTCCACAAGGATTTATCGGGAGAACAAACAGGTTATCTATAGGGAAAGTAGTTCCATGGGTAAACCAAGAGAAAATCCTCAGTCATAGCTCGGTTGGAGTGCATGTAACACATTGCGGTTGGAACTCGGTTTTGGAGAGTATAACTGGTGGTGTGCCTATGACAGGGAGGCCTTACTTTGCTGATCAAAATTTCTACATGAGGAGCGTAGAAGTTGTATGGAGAATCGGTGTGAGGATTGAGGGTGGCTTTTTCACTAAAACTAGAGCAGTCGAGGCATTGGAACAAGCTTTACGGCTCGAGCAAGGAAGAGAAATGAGACAGAGAGTTGGAATCCTGAAACAGCTTGCTCAAGAGGCCGTTGGACTGAACGGGCGTTCAGCTCAAGACTTGAAAGCTTTGGTAGAGATCATCAGATCTTGA